In Citrus sinensis cultivar Valencia sweet orange chromosome 2, DVS_A1.0, whole genome shotgun sequence, a single genomic region encodes these proteins:
- the LOC127900277 gene encoding uncharacterized protein LOC127900277 produces MGCGISKIDPEEATGRLKLSHHYKRNIVNNKNVVVDEADHDLVSSDNHHNGPRKSVSCNFPVIAAVNYRGVGDGVVEETDNVKRDDYNEDGHARNSSFYHGEDIAACPASPSFREYCIVDSGSSYDENDAKDENGSEGERVHVSTLEKSLNSDGKISPKAYEEHKKGV; encoded by the exons ATGGGTTGTGGCATTTCCAAGATCGACCCGGAAGAGGCGACTGGTCGACTTAAACTTTCCCACCACTACAAACGTAacattgttaataataaaaatgttgttgTAGACGAGGCTGATCATGATTTAGTGAGTTCTGACAATCATCACAACGGCCCCCGCAAGAGCGTGTCTTGTAATTTCCCCGTAATTGCAGCTGTCAACTACAGAGGCGTCGGCGACGGCGTCGTTGAGGAAACGGATAATGTTAAAAGAGATGATTACAATGAAGATGGACATGCCAGAAATTCTTCATTTTACCATGGGGAAGATATCGCTGCATGCCCTGCTTCCCCTAGTTTTAGGGAATATTGTATTGTTGACAGTGGCTCCAGCTACG atgaaaatgatgcaaaaGATGAGAACGGCTCAGAGGGAGAGAGAGTTCATGTATCAACACTAGAGAAATCTTTGAATTCTGATGGAAAG ATCTCCCCAAAGGCATACGAAGAGCACAAGAAAGGGGTTTAG